The sequence GTGAAATATAATTTTTAGATAAATACTCAGCTTGAAGCGTTCATCCTAATAAGACATTGAGGGAGTAAAACTATTTTATGGTTCTAAGTTTTTCAGGATTTTGATAGTTGTTCCAGAACCTTAGTAATTCAATTCTGTCAGACTGAACTCTATAAAGCAAGCTTATTTGTTTGCATATAAGTCCCTTTCGTATTTCTTTGTAATCACTGAGTGGAAACATTTCAGCCATATGGGGCAAGTTGTCAAGGACAAAATCAACTTCATCGACAAACTCTTTAGCTTCTTTTAAGCCCCATTTATTTAAGAGGAATAGAATATTTTCATCGTAATCCGACTTAGCATTATCAGACCAAATAATCTTCAACATAGGAAAGATCAGTGAAGGTCTGGATACTTCTTTTTCATTTCAGCTATCACATCATCATGCTTGTGGAAGTTGCCCTTCTCTATGGATTTGATACCTTCATCAGCAGCACTCTTTTCAGCTTGAGACAAAGAAGAAGATTTGACATTAAAGCTGTTAGAAAACAGGCTATAAATAACACTCAGCGTTTTGTTATCCTGGATCTTATCGATTAGTTGGTGTAAGTTTAACTTTAATTCTGCTGAACTCATGGTTGAATAAGTATAAACAAATGTACAAAATAGCTTGTAGAATAACAATAAAACTTTTCCAGGTATGAAGAGGGACAATATTTTTTTTCAGTTAATTTCACCTAAATCCATTTCAATTTTTTTTTATTAAAGCGACCGTGCTTTGTGAAAAGAGCTGCGGTTAAATATAGTGTTATGTTAATTCTAAAATGACGTATAAATCCCTTTCCTATAGTTTTGTTAAATTACTTATCTGCTGAGATTGGACATGTTTTCGAATAACATGATACGGGTCTGCTTTCATTTATACAATTTGATTTTTATATATAACTTCACGCAATCAAATGTTATCCAAAAAATCGAAATACGCTATTAAAGCACTTGTAACTCTGGCAAGGGAGTATGAGAAAGGTCCCATTCTTATTTCGAATATTGCCGAACGAGACAAGATCCCCCAAAAATTCCTGGAAGCCATTCTTCTTGAATTAAAGAAGATGGGGATTTTAGGAAGTAAGAAGGGTGCAGGAGGTGGTTATTACCTGATCAAACATCCGAAAGAAGTGATGCTTAGCAATGTAATGCGCTTAACCGACGGCCCCATTGCATTGATACCTTGTGTAAGTTTGAATTTTTACGAAAGGTGCGTTGAATGTGTGGATGAAACTACCTGCGGTTTGAGAGATGTAGCTATGGATGTAAGAGACGCCAGTCTTAATATTCTTACCAATACAAGCCTTGCTGATATTCTGGCCAGGGAGGATCGCTTGAAAAAAACAGGAGTCAAAACAGCCTTAAAATCAGCAAAAAAGAAGGGGTAAAAAAATTTTATAAATAATAGTCTACTATTCCGATAGATTATATATATTTGTGGCCCGCCGTATGCGCGTGTTTGTTGTTTCAGATGCAATAATTAATGAGAGCATTGAGAAAATATATATATCAGGTTGTCGTAATTGTTTCCGCAGTTAATGCGAAAGCTCAGCAAACAGCTGATGAAGTGTTTGACTTTTTAATAAAAAAACAAGTCGTATCGCAGAAGGCTGCAGATTCGTTACGTGCGGATTACGCGATCAGACAACAGGATAGCATAAAGGATAAATCTTTTAAGATCGACCTGGAGTTCCGGCCGCGGGGAGAGTATCGCGATGGGTTTCAGCAATTGCCTACAGACACTACTGTAGGTGCAGCTTTTGTGAATCAGCGCAGCAGATTATTATTCACTTATGAGCAGCAAAATAAATTTGTTTTCCACACGTCCATACAGGATGTAAGGGTATGGGGCAGGGATGATCCGCGTTCCAATGCAGGAACACTACAGGTGTTTGAGGCTTATGCGGAGCCTTTTATTACGCCAAACTTTTCTATCAGGATCGGCCGGCAAAAACTGGCATTTGATAACCAGCGTTTATTCGCGGAGAACGACTGGAGGGTAAATGCAGGCAGTCATGAAGCGCTGAATTTGCGGTACAACTCCGCGAAACTATCTTCTGAGCTGGCCTTTGCGTTTAATCAAACAACTGAAAGGCTTGCCGGGACTGATTTTATGCCTGTAGGTTTTTCCAATTATAAAACGCTTGGAGTGCATTATATTAAGTATAGGCTAAGCGACAATTGGGCATTGTCCGCTGTTAACGCGGCTGACGGATACCAGGATAGCGAGGTGCCGGAAAAAATATACCAGCGCTTTACGGATGGGGGACGAATAGAGTTTGCAAAAGGAGGACTTTACACAACGTTTATCGGATACTATCAATCCGGCAAAAGCAATACCGGTAAAAATATTGCGGCCTGGTACGTTCAGCCCGAAATAAAGTACATCATCCCGCAAAAACTGGCGGTTCGTTTGGGTTTGGAAATATTCAGCGGTGATGATAATAATGTAAAAAATGTATCCGACCATAATTTTGTTCCACTTTATGGAGTGGCTCACCGTTTTAACGGCTCGCTGGAGTTGTTCAACAGCAAACCAAAAGATTTTGGCAATGCGGGATTGATCAATCCGTATTTGTTCATTATAAAAAATATTGGAAAAAAAGCGGAGCTGCGCTCCGATTTCCATTTGTTTTATTCCCAGAATAATTATGTTAATTCTAAAACCAATGGGATCACAGACCGATACCTGGGATATGAGAATGACTGGCTTTTCATATACAGGCCCAACTCATACACTAAACTCGATGTGGGTGTTTCTTATGCCGTAGTTACTGAATCGTTAGTGCTTATCAAGAAAGCCGGTAACAGTAAGATCATTCCGACATGGGCATATGTATCGATCACATTTAAACCACAACTGTTCAAAGCGATATTTAAGTAAGAACTGATATAAAACTGAATCAATGAAATAGCCATCACGTCAAAAGGCGTGACTAACCATGAAAACAAATAATATATATAGGCAGCATGTTCTTATAGCGGTTGCTGTATCTTTTTTTCTTTCTTCCTTTACTTTAAAGGAAAATGCGTCTTCAGGAATAGATAACCTGGAGGGTACAATAAGTGTATCGGGTGCCTTCGCGTTATACCCGATCGTCGTGAAATGGGGAGAAGAGTTTAAAAAGCTACATCCGAATGTAAAGTTTGATATTTCCGCGGGCGGAGCGGGGAAGGGTATATCCGATGTGTTGGGTGGTATGGTTGACCTGGGTGCTGTGTCGCGTGACATTTATCCGGAAGAAACAAAGAAAGGAGCATTTTCTATCGCGGTGACAAAAGACGCTGTTGTTGCTACTGTTAATTCAAACAATCCCAATATCAGGGATGTGCTTTCAAAAGGGCTGAAGAAAGATGCCTTTGCAAATATATACGCCAGCGGTACTTACAGGAACTGGAAGCAAACAGGATTTTCTATATCAGCACCCATTCACATTTATACGCGTTCCGATGCGGCCGGCGCGGCCGAAAGCTGGGCGAAGTATTTCGGAAAGAAGCAGGAAGATCTTTTAGGGATCGGGGTGTATGGTGATCCGGGACTGTTATCAGCCGTTAAGAAAGATCCGATCGCTATCGGCTTTAACAATATTTCTTATGTTTATAATCCGAAAACGAAAAAGCAATTGTCGGGAATTACTGTGGTTCCTATCGATGTTAATAATAACGGTAAGATTGATGCCGATGAAAATTTTTATGGGACTTTGGATGAATTTATTAAAGCTGTGTCAGAAGGTAAATATCCTTCGCCGCCGGCACGTGATCTGTACCTCGTTTCAAAGAACAAGCCTCAGAAAAAGGTAGTAGTTGAATTTTTAAAATGGGTTTTAACGGAAGGACAAAAATTTGTGAATGAGGCAGGGTATATCAAGTTGTCGGATACCAAACTAAAGGTGGAATTAACTAAAGTCGGTTTGTAGGAATTTATATTGAAGAACATTTCAAACAGCAGGATTAATTGTGAGCATAAGATTAATAAAGGATAAGATCGCAGGTAAAGCAATGTTAGTACTCACAGTACTCTCTGTTCTGCTTGCGGTTTTTATTGGTTTGGGTTTATATGTGCGTTCAATCCCTTT is a genomic window of Bacteroidota bacterium containing:
- a CDS encoding type II toxin-antitoxin system RelE/ParE family toxin is translated as MLKIIWSDNAKSDYDENILFLLNKWGLKEAKEFVDEVDFVLDNLPHMAEMFPLSDYKEIRKGLICKQISLLYRVQSDRIELLRFWNNYQNPEKLRTIK
- a CDS encoding Rrf2 family transcriptional regulator, with amino-acid sequence MLSKKSKYAIKALVTLAREYEKGPILISNIAERDKIPQKFLEAILLELKKMGILGSKKGAGGGYYLIKHPKEVMLSNVMRLTDGPIALIPCVSLNFYERCVECVDETTCGLRDVAMDVRDASLNILTNTSLADILAREDRLKKTGVKTALKSAKKKG
- a CDS encoding alginate export family protein, encoding MRALRKYIYQVVVIVSAVNAKAQQTADEVFDFLIKKQVVSQKAADSLRADYAIRQQDSIKDKSFKIDLEFRPRGEYRDGFQQLPTDTTVGAAFVNQRSRLLFTYEQQNKFVFHTSIQDVRVWGRDDPRSNAGTLQVFEAYAEPFITPNFSIRIGRQKLAFDNQRLFAENDWRVNAGSHEALNLRYNSAKLSSELAFAFNQTTERLAGTDFMPVGFSNYKTLGVHYIKYRLSDNWALSAVNAADGYQDSEVPEKIYQRFTDGGRIEFAKGGLYTTFIGYYQSGKSNTGKNIAAWYVQPEIKYIIPQKLAVRLGLEIFSGDDNNVKNVSDHNFVPLYGVAHRFNGSLELFNSKPKDFGNAGLINPYLFIIKNIGKKAELRSDFHLFYSQNNYVNSKTNGITDRYLGYENDWLFIYRPNSYTKLDVGVSYAVVTESLVLIKKAGNSKIIPTWAYVSITFKPQLFKAIFK
- a CDS encoding extracellular solute-binding protein, whose translation is MKTNNIYRQHVLIAVAVSFFLSSFTLKENASSGIDNLEGTISVSGAFALYPIVVKWGEEFKKLHPNVKFDISAGGAGKGISDVLGGMVDLGAVSRDIYPEETKKGAFSIAVTKDAVVATVNSNNPNIRDVLSKGLKKDAFANIYASGTYRNWKQTGFSISAPIHIYTRSDAAGAAESWAKYFGKKQEDLLGIGVYGDPGLLSAVKKDPIAIGFNNISYVYNPKTKKQLSGITVVPIDVNNNGKIDADENFYGTLDEFIKAVSEGKYPSPPARDLYLVSKNKPQKKVVVEFLKWVLTEGQKFVNEAGYIKLSDTKLKVELTKVGL